The segment TCGCTTCGCAGCCATCGGCGGAAAAGGTGATCGTCACGTAAACGCCGTTAAAGCGCTCCTCTGGTTTGTCCCGGCTGCGGGTAAACCGCGTCTGGGCGGTCGCTGTGATCGGGGGAGGCGAGACGAATTGCTTTTGAAAGTCCAGATACTTGTCGACGAAAGGCGCCGACTTCGGTTGCGACGCGATGCGCTGCAAATAGTTGTCCCAAATGACGTTCATGCCGGCGGAGAGCGCCTCATGGCGAGCTTCGTCCAGATACAACCGAGCTGCCGGCTCATCGAGCTTGATGACGACGTTCTGGTCGACGTCGAGTAAGACGCAGAAGGCCGTTTTAAGACTCTTCTCGGTGATGCCGGTCAACTCATATGGCTTTAGCGTCTCGCTATCAAATCGGACGTACCCTGCCAGGAACATGCTGGGACGACTGGGACAAGAAACGACCCACAATTGATACTTGTCGATCAACAGGGAATTGCGATAGAGGGCCATCGGCATTCCCTGGGGAATCGTCCCCCGCAGACCTGGTGACCCCAGATCGAGATTTCCACTCGTTTGCAACCAAGATCCATCGCCAACCAGATCGACGTGGTTGATCTGATCGATGTCGTAAGTGCGATCGATAAGCGCCGAAAGAGCCTTCACGTTGGGAATCGTATCCCGCGCATCGGCGCCCAGAGCGACCGTACATAGCACCAAAGCGATCGCGTTCACTCAACACCTTCCTTTCGTACCGCGGCGTTTTTCGACGCGAAGTATTCCGCGGCCGGCACGGCCAGCTCGCTCATCAGCAGGTCACTAAATTTGAAATTGACGGCCTTCTTCAAGCGACGATCTCCGCCGGTAACTTGCAAATGACTGTAGAACGTCATGTCATTCATATTGAAGTTGTCGAGGAGACACTCAATCGTGATGGGAGGCGGATTGATGAACGTTCGCTTTAGATCTGCCCGCATGAACGACTTGTCGTGCTTCTCCGGATTGGCGGCGATCCGATCGCAATACTGTTGTCCCAGCCGCTCCAGTGCGCGGGCGACGTCCTCGGCCTCTTGCGCAGGAATCATCGTGTTGAGGCGGTGATTGGTAATGATCGGTGAGATCAAGTTGCGATCGACGTCGATCAAGGCGGCGAAGCTCGTCAGACCTTCGTAGTGATTGATCTTCTGGTCGCCGGACGGTGGAACGACATGCCCGGCCAGGATCAGATTCGGATGCCCAGGGCAGGGGACGATCACCAGATGCGACGTGATCTTTTGCGTTTGATTCTGGTCGAAGTGAAGCGTCGACTCCATGACCGCGCCCGCTTCGAGGAACTTCCAGGTCACTTCGCTGGTTTGCTTCGCCTCGCGCGTCAGCAAATCGGACAGCGCCTGGGGCGTCGAAATCGACTCACGCACATCGGCGCCGGCAATCGTAACGCACATCAAAAGAACGGCAGCATGCATAACATCGCCTTATCAAATGAAGAGTCCAACGGTTCGCGCACCGCCCAATGTAAGCCCCACGCCAGAGCACGTCCAGCAAACAAAAGGGGAGGGAATTCGCCGAGAAAATCGTGACAGGCGGGCGTGTGCCGCTAGCGGCGATTCGCTTGCGCCCAGGCGAGAATCGCGCGTGTGAAAACCGAGAAAACGCCTTTCCTAGCAACTTCGAAGCGAGGTCGTTGGGAAAAAGTCGCCTTGCCAAAGTGGTTCGATTTTTAGTATAAATATGTTCAGGCGTGCCGATTGTCGCAGCAACCGGCGCTCCCAATCTTGCCGGCGCGCGGAGACGCGTCGTGATCTCAATCCGACTGACGTTTTGCTGTCAGGAATCAGCCGAAAGTCAGCGCGTCTTACGTTTCGACAACCGCTTCCATGCTGCGCGAAACTGAGGCGATCTTCCGCTGCGACGGCGAACCTTGATCACTCGCCGTGGCGGCAAAAATGAAACCAGGTTTGGTCCAGTCCCTTTCCACCAGCGAAGGGCCCGGCCAGACAAACGCCCAAAATACGCATCACGTTCTTGTGGTTGCAGTCACCAAAGAACCAGCGCGGCGACGTGCGAGGAATAGCCTCGATTACGTCACCACGCGAGGCCGATCGGTCGTTCTTGATTCGATGCGCGCAAACGGGCCTGGCGATCCTCGCGCGACGCAAAAAAAGTTGAGTGGTCCAGTCCACTCCGCTCCAACACTAACCCGTGGCGCAAGCCGAGGGAATGCGGCCAATCACCCAGCAAAGGTCCGAAGAAAAAAAACGAGCGCTGCGGTCCAGTCCACTCCGCTCCGACACTAACCCGAGGCGCTAGCCGAGGGAATGCGGCCAACCACCCAGCGAAGGTCCGAAGAAAAAACGAACGCCGCAGTCCACTCCACTCCGCTCCAACACTAACCCGTGGCGCAAGCCGAGGGAATGCGGCCAATCACCCAGCAAAGGTCCGAAGAAAAAAACGAGCGCATGCGGTCCAGTCCACTCCGCTCCAACACTAACCCGAGGCGCAAGCCGAGGGAATGCGGCCAACCACCCACCAAAGGTCCGAAGAAAAAACGAACGCCGCAGTCCACTCCACTCCGCTCCAACACTAACCCGAGGCGCAAGCCGAGGGAATGCGGCCAACCACCCAGCAATGGTCCGAAGAAAAAAACAAGCGCTGCGGTCCAGTCTTTCGAGACCGAATGGCGATTCCTTACCTTGGCGGCGGCTTGCGGACGCATTCCCTCGGCTTGCGCCTCGGGTTAGTGCGTTGGCTGGTTGGAGATTCCTGGTCCGCACAGCGGACCCTACGTAGACTTCGCTTTCGAAAAAAAGAATAGACGCTTGCGCGTCTATTCCTTTTGGCGACGAGGAGGGAGTATTCGTCGCCCTGGTGGTTGCTCGGTTGGCGTTCGCGTTACGCGACGTGTTCGCGTTCGGCGCGGACCATGCTTTCGACGGCGTCTCCTTTGGCGATCACGACCACTCCGCCGGAGCTGATCGTGAAGCCGCGGCGGCGATCCATTTCGAGATCAAAGCCGATTTCGGTCCCCGGCGGGATATGCACCCCTTTGTCGATGATCGCGCGGCGGATGCGGCTGTGCCGGCCGATATTGACCCCTTCAAACAGGATCGAATCTTCGACATGGCAGAAGCTGTTGATCCGCACTTCGGGTCCGATGATGCTCCGTTCGACTTCGCCGCCGGAGATGATCGAACCGCCGCAGACGATGCTATCGAGCGCACAGCCGCGACGTCCTTCTTCGGCATTGCCGGCGAAGACGAACTTCGGCGGGGGAACGTTCGGCTGATACGTTCGCAGCGGCCAATCGCGGTCGTACAAGTTGAGCAGCGGATCGACGTGGACCAGGTCCATGTTCGCTTCAAAGTAAGCGTCCAGCGTACCTACGTCCCGCCAGTAGGCGTCTTGCTTCCGGTTCTCGTCGCGGAACGGGAAGGCGAAGACCCGCTGCGAGTCAATGATCGACGGAATGATGTTCTTGCCGAAGTCGTGCGCGCTCTCGCGACGCGTCGCGTCCTGACAAAGCTGCTCGAACAGGAAGTGAGCGTTGAAGACGTAAATCCCCATCGAAGCCAGGCAGTGCTCCGCATCGCCGGGAATCGTCTTGGGGGTGGGGGACTTTTCTTCAAAGCCGATGACGCGTTGATCGGTATCGACCTGCATCACGCCGAACGCCTTCGCCTCTTCGGGCGAAACGCGGAGCGCTCCGATCGTCAGGTCGGCGCCGTTTTCGATGTGATAATCGATCATCGACGCGTAGTTCATCTTGTAGATGTGGTCGCCGGCCAGGATCAGCACGTAGTCGGGACGATGCTTCTCCATCGCGTAGATGTTTTGGTAAACGGCGTCGGCGGTACCTTGATACCACTGCTCGTCGATCCGTTGTTGCGGCGGAATGACGTCGATGAATTCGCCCAGCTCGCGGCAGAAGTAGCGCTGCCAGCCGACGTTGACGTGGCGATCGAGACTTTGACCTTTGTACTGCGTCAGCAGCTGGATGTGCCGCAGTCCGCTGTTTAAACAGTTGGAGAGCGCGAAATCGATGATGCGATAGACGCCGCCAAACGGAACGGCCGGCTTGGCGCGATCCCGCGTCAGCGGTTCCAATCGCGACCCTTTTCCGCCAGCCAAGATGACGGAGAGTACGTTTTGCATGGGGAGGGCGCTCCTAATCATGAGATGCTGGAAGGAGGAGCCGGGCGGGTCTGGGGCGCGCCGTCACGACTTCCGAAATATTTTATCGACGCCTCCTAATTCCTAAAACAGAAATTGAAACCGCGAACGATCCAGATTTCGACGCGATACGTCTTTCGCGCCGTTGATACCGATTATGATCGCGCGCAACGCCGTCGCTGGCAACGCGCGCTTATGCGTTCGCCATGCGGATCTTGCGCACCACAAAGTACTGGATCATGCCGAGCAGCAAGATCGAAAGCGTCAAACAGATCGTCCAGTGAATGTCGAGCGGCCGATCGCCTGGATAAAAGATGGCGAACAGCACATGCAAGTAGTAGCAGACCAGCGAAATCGTAGTGACGTACCCGACGAGCCCCTTTTGATAGAGCGCACCGCTAGCCGCCACTAACAGCAGATAGCCTAGTACGAGGGGACTCGACACGCCTTTGGTCGAAAAGAGCAGCAATGTCAGCAGCGCCACGTTCATCGTCATCCAGGCGAAGATTGCGGTCGTCCGCGTGCGAGGACGTTCGTACATTCGCTGGAAAAACCATGCGCCAACTGCGTAAACCACCGCGGTACCGATCGAGATCGCTTGAAACGTCGGCTGCGACGATACGGGATCGTGCAACACCCAGACGCAAAACAGGTGATAGGAGTAAAACAGCACCACCGCCGCCCAGTTGATCGCCAGTCCAGGACGACGCCGCGCCCAATAAACCAAGCGTTCGAAAGGAGAGAGGGGGCGAGCCTGAATCGGTTCGTTGTTGAGAAACGCTCGCAAGTCAGCCGCCAGGTCAGCCGCTCTGCGATACCGGGCGTTGGGCGTTTTGTGCAAGCACTTCAAAC is part of the Blastopirellula sediminis genome and harbors:
- the glgC gene encoding glucose-1-phosphate adenylyltransferase; amino-acid sequence: MQNVLSVILAGGKGSRLEPLTRDRAKPAVPFGGVYRIIDFALSNCLNSGLRHIQLLTQYKGQSLDRHVNVGWQRYFCRELGEFIDVIPPQQRIDEQWYQGTADAVYQNIYAMEKHRPDYVLILAGDHIYKMNYASMIDYHIENGADLTIGALRVSPEEAKAFGVMQVDTDQRVIGFEEKSPTPKTIPGDAEHCLASMGIYVFNAHFLFEQLCQDATRRESAHDFGKNIIPSIIDSQRVFAFPFRDENRKQDAYWRDVGTLDAYFEANMDLVHVDPLLNLYDRDWPLRTYQPNVPPPKFVFAGNAEEGRRGCALDSIVCGGSIISGGEVERSIIGPEVRINSFCHVEDSILFEGVNIGRHSRIRRAIIDKGVHIPPGTEIGFDLEMDRRRGFTISSGGVVVIAKGDAVESMVRAEREHVA